One segment of Thermoanaerobacter kivui DNA contains the following:
- a CDS encoding stalk domain-containing protein, with product MIFVLLMSLLPAFGLANPVKAQETQVYLNGVKINTGDVLPFIENGRTMVPVRLFSENLGADVKWDDATQAVTIQGEDVSVKLTIGKKEAVVNGKNKTLDVAPVVLSGRTIVPLRFIAEAFGADVKWDKETSRAVVVWNIKIKDSTGNEVTLSASGLNRVVVISSNIAEAMRIIQVPDEFIVGVSDQVQKRTYLGFDNKPNVGSMTNPNIEKIAELKPQAVLLQGRYVSRYGEKIEALGIKAIGIDFYYLEKYDEDLKKTALLFNRGGKAVEFLNWKNEILSNINNRLTNIEDKEKPRIACLDLMGGFKEGQYKTFPPGSSYDQVIKFISGNNIAADLKPSESSELVSGEWLLQKNPEVIVFVYCSELGYTTNDYSGVMKLIDNIKKDPVLSKTDAVKNNRIYFINISNLARFTESVYFAKRLYPDRFKDVNPSQILKEYFEKWLGIPMKGVWAYPEP from the coding sequence ATGATTTTTGTTTTACTGATGTCTTTGTTGCCTGCTTTTGGACTTGCCAATCCGGTTAAGGCTCAGGAAACACAGGTTTATTTAAATGGTGTAAAGATAAATACAGGAGATGTTTTACCCTTTATAGAAAATGGACGAACGATGGTGCCTGTAAGGCTCTTTTCTGAAAACCTCGGTGCAGATGTAAAATGGGATGATGCTACACAGGCTGTGACAATACAGGGTGAGGATGTCAGTGTAAAATTAACCATTGGTAAAAAGGAAGCTGTTGTAAACGGAAAAAACAAAACTCTTGATGTTGCACCTGTAGTTTTATCAGGCAGGACAATAGTTCCTTTAAGATTTATAGCGGAAGCTTTTGGTGCTGATGTAAAGTGGGATAAAGAAACATCTAGGGCAGTAGTAGTTTGGAATATAAAAATCAAGGATTCTACAGGAAATGAAGTAACATTATCCGCCTCCGGTTTAAACAGGGTGGTAGTAATAAGTTCCAACATAGCAGAAGCGATGAGGATAATACAAGTACCGGACGAATTTATAGTGGGGGTGAGTGATCAAGTTCAAAAAAGAACATATTTAGGTTTTGATAACAAACCAAATGTTGGTTCAATGACAAACCCTAATATAGAAAAAATAGCTGAGTTAAAACCTCAGGCAGTGCTCCTCCAAGGGAGATATGTCTCGAGGTACGGAGAGAAAATCGAGGCATTGGGGATAAAAGCAATTGGTATTGATTTTTATTACTTAGAAAAGTATGATGAAGATTTAAAAAAGACTGCTTTACTTTTTAATCGAGGAGGAAAAGCTGTAGAATTTTTAAATTGGAAAAATGAAATTCTATCAAATATAAATAATAGATTAACAAATATAGAGGATAAGGAAAAACCGAGAATAGCATGTCTAGATTTAATGGGTGGTTTTAAAGAGGGACAATACAAAACCTTTCCACCAGGTTCTTCTTATGACCAAGTAATAAAGTTTATAAGTGGAAATAATATAGCAGCTGATTTAAAACCCTCAGAAAGTTCGGAACTTGTAAGTGGAGAGTGGCTGCTACAAAAAAATCCAGAAGTCATTGTATTTGTGTACTGTTCTGAACTGGGTTACACAACAAACGATTACTCAGGGGTAATGAAGTTAATAGACAATATTAAAAAAGACCCTGTTTTGAGTAAAACAGATGCAGTCAAGAATAACCGTATATATTTTATAAATATTTCAAATTTAGCCAGGTTTACCGAATCAGTTTATTTTGCTAAACGGTTATATCCTGATCGATTTAAGGATGTCAATCCTAGTCAAATTTTGAAAGAGTACTTTGAAAAATGGCTGGGGATACCTATGAAAGGCGTATGGGCTTATCCAGAGCCATAA
- a CDS encoding cobaltochelatase subunit CobN, with product MITCIFSCFGLQVASGAGGNSPTPDEYSSGCHLAQVKIAEIFRHNGSYPYSIAVKVGEKDAINRAGVSLSVAMYALGVKPVWDAAGNIIGIEVIDTADLGRHRIDAFIVIDKDVSKNFYSSLMLMDRAYRKILACSYNTLIEKYPELKDSLDSTLKPLGNYDKGNEPLEENPMALHWAEEVKTFLSKGYDSTSAGEMSINLRKVDSDEKALPKDAEVINASIQGSTNTMEIIFGNETGSGTGSGSGARTDNEAASKGVLTASSKNDEKSESKKLGNKEGYAIETKPQAPSNASQEANLQDKSISNQKDTGKESSSGGGGGGSGTGHVYEVTVENQQIPQKNPTYSTFVYLFIPLTLITGMIYQNKKGYLR from the coding sequence TTGATAACATGCATTTTTAGCTGTTTTGGGTTGCAAGTGGCATCGGGTGCAGGAGGTAATTCTCCTACACCCGATGAATATAGTTCAGGCTGTCATTTAGCTCAAGTAAAGATTGCAGAAATATTTCGGCATAACGGTAGTTATCCTTATTCCATAGCAGTAAAAGTAGGAGAAAAAGATGCGATAAATCGTGCAGGTGTAAGTCTTTCTGTTGCTATGTATGCCTTAGGTGTGAAGCCAGTATGGGATGCTGCTGGTAATATAATAGGCATAGAGGTTATTGATACGGCTGACTTGGGAAGGCACCGTATTGATGCTTTTATAGTAATAGATAAAGATGTTTCCAAAAATTTCTATTCTTCTCTTATGTTGATGGACCGGGCATATCGCAAAATTTTAGCGTGTTCATACAATACACTGATTGAGAAATATCCAGAACTTAAAGATTCCTTAGATAGCACTTTAAAACCACTGGGCAATTATGATAAAGGAAATGAACCATTAGAAGAAAACCCTATGGCTCTTCATTGGGCAGAAGAAGTAAAAACATTTTTGTCAAAGGGATATGATTCGACTTCTGCAGGGGAAATGTCAATAAACTTAAGAAAAGTTGATTCTGATGAAAAAGCACTTCCTAAAGATGCCGAGGTCATAAATGCTTCTATTCAGGGTAGTACAAATACTATGGAGATAATATTCGGCAACGAGACTGGAAGTGGTACAGGTTCGGGAAGTGGTGCAAGGACAGACAATGAAGCTGCTTCAAAAGGTGTATTGACTGCTTCTTCTAAAAACGATGAAAAAAGCGAGAGTAAGAAATTAGGAAACAAAGAGGGATATGCCATAGAAACAAAACCACAGGCTCCATCGAATGCATCTCAAGAAGCAAATCTTCAGGACAAATCCATTTCGAATCAAAAAGATACAGGTAAAGAAAGCAGCAGTGGTGGAGGTGGCGGAGGTTCAGGAACCGGACATGTTTATGAAGTTACTGTAGAAAATCAGCAGATTCCCCAAAAAAATCCGACATATTCTACTTTTGTATATTTATTTATACCATTAACGCTGATAACTGGTATGATATACCAGAATAAAAAAGGATATTTGAGGTGA
- a CDS encoding MotA/TolQ/ExbB proton channel family protein has protein sequence MILSQTLHCIAQSLLIPVIVFLYIFFLWSLVELGSFSVESVRRKRMSADRLITYFRNISDFNDLEKFIEESELPKRGKEILSQIFQNKDLSADSIYALKKKLIEDEEIRATKVLEKTDIIARLGPLVGLMGTLIPLGPGLTAMANGDMKLLAESISVAFDNTVVGMGAAGISYVISRIRRRWYEEYLSTLDEIANLFIEVIVDEKENEQLVTP, from the coding sequence ATGATTTTGAGTCAAACATTGCATTGTATAGCCCAGAGTTTGCTTATACCGGTTATTGTATTTTTGTATATCTTTTTCTTATGGAGTCTTGTAGAACTGGGAAGTTTTTCGGTGGAAAGTGTACGTAGAAAGAGAATGTCTGCTGACAGGCTTATAACTTATTTCAGGAATATTTCTGATTTTAATGACCTTGAAAAATTTATTGAAGAGAGCGAATTACCAAAAAGAGGGAAAGAGATATTGAGCCAGATTTTTCAAAATAAGGACCTTTCCGCAGACTCCATTTATGCTCTCAAGAAAAAATTAATTGAAGATGAGGAAATAAGGGCAACTAAGGTATTAGAAAAAACCGATATAATAGCAAGACTCGGTCCTCTTGTAGGTTTGATGGGTACATTGATACCATTGGGACCAGGACTTACAGCGATGGCAAATGGTGATATGAAATTATTAGCCGAATCAATTAGTGTTGCCTTTGACAATACGGTAGTGGGTATGGGAGCAGCAGGTATATCCTATGTTATTTCAAGGATAAGAAGAAGATGGTATGAGGAATACCTTAGTACATTGGATGAAATAGCCAATTTATTTATAGAGGTGATAGTTGATGAAAAGGAAAACGAGCAACTTGTCACGCCTTGA
- a CDS encoding radical SAM protein, whose product MVKLFVIAVTGRCNLSCRYCYASKNTGKYGDMSWDTAESILKFIKKQNKENSHMFLVQFTGGEPLLNLPLIERFVKESRKEGLSCIFQIQTNGTLLNDINISKLKNLDIGIGVSIDGVPEVNDIMRPYRNRCSRSSTVDVLKGMELLKESGICVNVTSVLTKKSLLNLNKFIDLVYYIGNVKGISFNVLRPTGNAFDMSVPSEEEIALNVKAALKRADMHEKITNRTITFKFLERLKKYGYREECRTFNGNSIFINPNGEVYPCPSLAGQEDFYIGNIMDEDFQIKTYIGKCPYIQQCRMLDRIFCFSHGYT is encoded by the coding sequence ATGGTGAAACTTTTTGTCATTGCTGTAACAGGAAGGTGTAATCTTTCCTGTCGTTACTGTTATGCTTCAAAAAATACAGGGAAGTATGGTGATATGTCATGGGATACGGCAGAAAGCATATTGAAATTTATAAAGAAGCAGAACAAAGAGAATTCCCATATGTTTTTAGTTCAATTTACAGGCGGAGAGCCTCTCTTAAACCTTCCTCTCATTGAGAGATTTGTAAAAGAATCACGTAAGGAAGGTCTTTCTTGTATTTTTCAGATTCAGACTAATGGTACCCTTCTGAATGATATAAATATATCTAAACTTAAAAACCTAGATATAGGTATAGGAGTAAGTATTGATGGTGTACCTGAAGTAAATGACATCATGCGGCCTTATCGCAATAGGTGTTCTCGTTCTTCTACTGTGGATGTTTTGAAAGGCATGGAACTTTTAAAAGAGTCTGGTATTTGCGTAAATGTGACGTCAGTCTTAACAAAAAAAAGCCTTCTAAATCTAAATAAATTTATCGATTTGGTTTACTATATAGGAAACGTTAAAGGCATAAGTTTCAATGTATTACGACCTACAGGAAATGCTTTTGATATGTCTGTTCCTTCAGAAGAAGAAATTGCCTTAAACGTAAAGGCTGCTTTGAAGAGAGCTGATATGCATGAAAAAATTACAAATCGTACTATAACTTTTAAATTTCTTGAAAGGCTTAAGAAGTATGGATACAGGGAAGAATGCAGAACATTTAATGGAAATTCAATATTTATAAATCCTAATGGAGAGGTTTATCCATGTCCATCTTTGGCAGGACAGGAAGATTTTTATATAGGTAATATAATGGATGAAGATTTTCAAATTAAAACTTATATTGGAAAGTGTCCCTATATACAGCAATGCCGTATGCTTGATAGAATTTTCTGTTTTTCGCATGGTTATACCTAA
- a CDS encoding ABC transporter permease: MKELLKFYPIFWREMICWKKRFRKILAGNIVSPLLFLTTFGLGLGKNMSVSGTNYLDFVLPGIIALSSLSNSYNSIAADLNIRRTIFKTFDQYVLAPIKISSVVLGEVLAGALQGMTSCLILLVLGLLFGAHINLTPVFFVVLIASCFTFASLGVVAAMVANSHGDMANFGTFFILPMTFLGGTFFSVDSMPLIVKVFIWMLPLTPISYSLRSIALNREFSPFIIAVVFFWAAIMYLLAVSAAYKKSAD, translated from the coding sequence ATGAAAGAATTATTAAAATTTTATCCTATATTTTGGAGAGAAATGATTTGCTGGAAAAAACGCTTCAGAAAAATTTTAGCAGGTAACATTGTAAGTCCCTTGTTGTTCCTTACTACATTTGGATTGGGATTGGGTAAAAATATGTCTGTTAGCGGTACTAATTATCTGGATTTTGTATTGCCCGGTATTATAGCATTATCATCTTTAAGCAACAGTTATAATTCTATTGCCGCTGATTTAAATATAAGGCGAACAATCTTTAAAACTTTTGACCAATATGTGCTGGCACCTATAAAGATCTCCTCAGTTGTACTGGGAGAAGTTTTGGCAGGTGCACTGCAAGGTATGACCTCATGTCTTATTTTGCTTGTCCTTGGGTTGCTTTTTGGTGCTCATATTAATTTAACGCCAGTTTTTTTTGTAGTACTTATTGCATCTTGTTTTACTTTTGCCTCTCTTGGGGTTGTAGCGGCAATGGTAGCGAATTCCCATGGAGATATGGCAAACTTTGGGACTTTTTTTATACTTCCTATGACATTTTTAGGAGGAACCTTTTTCTCTGTAGACTCTATGCCTCTTATTGTTAAAGTTTTCATCTGGATGCTGCCTTTAACTCCCATAAGCTATTCACTAAGAAGCATAGCTTTGAACAGGGAATTTTCACCATTTATTATAGCTGTTGTATTTTTTTGGGCGGCAATAATGTATTTACTGGCAGTATCAGCAGCTTACAAAAAATCGGCTGATTAA
- a CDS encoding DUF2149 domain-containing protein encodes MKRKTSNLSRLEAESEEFNPMTYVVNLADLMLVFACGLIISLMLNGNPGKIVGKIVQIKEITNQSENIKGQAIEGKGDLEKLGEAYKDNKTGKIYIITK; translated from the coding sequence ATGAAAAGGAAAACGAGCAACTTGTCACGCCTTGAGGCAGAAAGCGAAGAATTTAATCCTATGACCTATGTTGTTAATCTTGCCGACCTGATGCTTGTGTTTGCTTGCGGATTGATAATCTCCCTGATGCTCAACGGGAATCCAGGGAAGATTGTAGGGAAGATTGTACAGATCAAAGAAATTACCAATCAGAGTGAGAATATAAAGGGACAAGCTATAGAAGGAAAAGGCGATTTAGAAAAACTTGGAGAAGCTTACAAAGATAATAAAACAGGGAAAATCTATATTATTACAAAATAA
- a CDS encoding ABC transporter ATP-binding protein has protein sequence MLKPQESVVYLNGKDIASKDLKELAKAMGYVPQGSREIFPFTVMETVLMGRKPHLKWGVTEEDLNIVSKVMKFMDIEELAERSLDQLSGGQRQKVFVARALAQQPEIFLFDEPTSNLDIRHQLEVFEIIKKIAQTEGRIVIVVVHDLNLASRFADKLVMLKDGYIYAIGKPEEVITENNIREVYGVSASIIETEFGFYVLPIEPLVETVDLLGES, from the coding sequence TTGCTAAAACCGCAAGAAAGTGTTGTTTATTTAAACGGTAAAGATATTGCATCAAAAGATTTGAAAGAACTTGCCAAAGCGATGGGATATGTACCCCAGGGTAGCAGAGAAATTTTTCCCTTTACTGTAATGGAAACAGTTCTTATGGGTAGAAAACCTCATTTAAAATGGGGCGTAACAGAAGAAGATCTTAATATTGTCTCAAAAGTTATGAAATTTATGGATATAGAAGAACTGGCAGAAAGGTCTCTCGATCAATTAAGCGGAGGACAGAGGCAAAAGGTTTTTGTGGCACGTGCACTGGCACAACAGCCTGAAATATTTCTTTTTGATGAGCCTACAAGCAACCTTGATATAAGACATCAATTAGAAGTTTTTGAGATAATAAAAAAGATTGCCCAAACAGAGGGCCGTATAGTTATAGTAGTTGTCCATGATTTAAATCTTGCATCAAGATTTGCAGATAAGTTGGTGATGCTCAAGGATGGGTATATTTACGCTATAGGTAAACCTGAGGAAGTTATTACTGAAAATAATATCAGGGAAGTATATGGTGTTTCTGCTTCCATAATAGAGACAGAGTTCGGATTTTATGTTTTACCAATTGAGCCTCTTGTAGAAACTGTGGACTTGTTAGGAGAGAGTTAA